gagtgctaacccatcgcagggcacacacacactcaatcacacactagggacgatttttccagagatgccaatcaacctaccatgcatgtctttggaccgggggaggaaaccggagtacccggaggaaacccccgaggcacggggagaacatgcaaactccacacacacaaggcggaggcgggaatcgaaccccaaccctggaggtgtgaggcgaacgtgctaaccactaagccaccgtgcccctaccTAAGAAATATTTAATGTCTTATTACCTTGATTTTGTAAGCACTGTCTTGGTGCACTGGAGGTCTGATTGGTGTCCAGGGTTGGATTTTGATGACCACTGGGtatcaaaaagaaaaagcaaatacTCCACCATTAAATACTCCACGAATGTTACTTTTCACCATAACAATAATTGTTACTTTTCCCTCTCCTATGATGCTTAGGAGTCACAAACCATTTGGACTGAAACAGTGGACTGTCAAATTCATTGTGAATTATAATTAAGTTATATTGTACTGAATACCTACATTATGTGTCGAGTCAGCAAGGTTCCCCAAGTGTACTCTTTTCTGACAGAGATTTCTCAGCAGTTCAATACCTAGACATAGAGCAGCATACATCACTGATAGCCGACAATAACCAAAACCACACAGCAGGAGTCAACaccccccccaaacacacaccttctcttCGGTTTAGATAGTATTTCTGTTCCCAATGGTTAAGGAGGATATTGAGGTAGCGAGGATGCTCAAAGAAACGGAGGTAACGGAAGGAGGCAGGGGAAGGAAAGACGCGTTCAAAGTCTCCCAGACGACTCATCTCATCCTCACTCTCAGCCAGAACACGCACATCATCAGGGGTTAATACTTCCAAAATTGTTGAACAGAAATCCTGCAAACAGCACAACAGAATATTTCATAACACAAACATCTTATCAGACATTGGGAAGCGGCTACACATGATACAATGATGAATAAAAATCCGATAAGAATCTATAAAATTTAAGTGTGTGCATACCTGGTCTTCAAACTTCTGGGTGAGATAGAAAGCTCTTTTCAGTTTCTCATCAGGGTAGAGGTCTGATCTTGGTCGCTCTTGTGCTCCTTCATTCAAACTGAAAACAGTGGCAAGCACACTTCACCGTTACTCCTGAACAGTACACAAATACTAACCAATtcatctgtttttctgttgtagCAGTGCCTCACGGTGATGCCGGCAGCAGTGgtaattattatacattatacatcattatttgttattaaaatgtgtgattATTTCTGATCTCTACATTTCTGTAAACACAAAATATCTGCCACtcatgtaatgaaataaaagctgaacatTATGAagattaaacaaaaattaacGTTTGAAAAAACAATACATGCAATCGcatatattaatctttgtggATTCTGACCTGCTGGAGGAGCTGCTGCCACTGCTGCTGGAGCTGATAATGTCTTCTTTCTTAGGCAACACAAAACCAGCTAAATTCAGCACATCACGGATCATTTGGCCCTTAATACTAACATCCAGCGGGCTGTTGGAGTGTAAGCTGTACAGGAATACAGATGGATATAATCTACTGAACAATTTCTCATTGCATATATCCTTTACAAACCATGTAGCATAAACATTTAGTTAAAACAAAATAGTGTATCTAAAACACAAGGCATACACATACATGACGATTCAGACTAAAAGCAATGTAGCAGAAATGTATCAGGGTGTTTAGCTGATCAGTACCTGGGAGAGATGTTGACTTCGAGAACCCATGGCTTCAGGTTTTCATCCAGCATGATATCAAACCCAAACAGCTCGTGACAGCTGTATGGGGATCGCACATTTTTCTTTACCAATTTGTTTACATATGGATCGGACCTAaagaatatgaagaaaaaactatgcgttatttaaaaaaaacaaacaaaaaacaaaaaaacaaaaaaaacaaacaaacaaaaaaaaaaaaacactgtacagtAGTGTCATCATGAGAATCATTAAAACTTAAAAGGGTCAGATATATGAAGAAACAAATGTGCACTAACACCCCGTGAAagcctgtgttttgttttaacaataTTGAAAGATTctagtaatataaataaacaaataaaaccaaaagaaaagtCTAATTTCTTGAGGAAGTAGTAAGGACACCCCCACATTTGTACTTAAAATAGATCAAATTACCTACAGGTAAATCACATCAGGTACGAATTATTAGgacattgttacagagcattttgatgGAGGCTTGTCatatttaaacctcagacatTTAGTTTGGATTGCTATTcattgttgaagtgagaggtatcatcatggtgagatccaaaaatctctctgaggccttcagaaagattgttgatgcttatgagtctggtaagggatataaatagatctaaaaataatttgtaatcagccattccACTGTCACTGGAGAACATTTGAAAAACTGGAgaatatttaaaacaactggCAGCATGGCCAGATCAGGCCGTTCAAGCAAATTCTCCCCAAGAGCCGACTGCAGGATGCTTGAAGAAGTCTCGAAAAACACTATCACgggacctacagcaagctcttgctacagtCTACATTcagaaagagactgaacaactgggaggtgtgcaaggaggaaactttgctgtctaaaaaaaaaaaaaaagacaaggcaagtttgccaaagaacacagagacaaaggccaaggcttctggaataatgtactttggacagatgagtcaaaaattttaatatttggaCATCATAACAGGACATGTTTggtgtaaaccaaatacagcaattcagcaaaagaacctcataccaactgtgaaacatggaggtggaagtgttatggtttggagacgctttgctgcagcaggacctggtcaGCTCAccatcatagaatccactatgaaatctacattgtatcagaaggtgcttgaggaacattCGAGACATGTGAGATCGAGCAAAACATTGAAGATGAAAAGGAACTGGACcttaaaacatgacaaaaacattccagtaaatccaccaaggatTGAGAATTCTGGACTGGtcaagtcaaagcccagatctaaatcctattgagatccaGTGTGGTGATTTAAGGAGTGGGGAAACTTTCTTTAAGTcgatgtcagaaactggtagatggctacaagaaacgtCTCACTGAGGTCatttcagccaaagggggaAACACTAGCTATTAGGGCAAGGAGTGTAGTAACTTCTTCCTCAGATCAACACacatgtttctttatttctattgttttaataaattaaagtgattttttattgtttacatgcaattacattacttttatttacaggtacaaattaaaacaagatcagaaattgacatgctgacatttcataataaagaactgaatatttaatggggtgttctaattttttcacataacTGTATATGTGACGAAGGCTGCTTTTTCTTCAAATCAATCTTATACTTTGCATGAAAGTAGGAATAGAAAAATACTAGCTGAAAAATTGTATCCCCCATTACAACAGGTGTCATGGCCACATGGTCCTCTGGCAAACATAACAACTGAGGCTGGTAATGACACTGGCTTATAGGTTGAATGTTATAGGTTCAAAGATCTTATCTAAGAACTTATGTGATACTAAACAAACTTACGCAATGATGGTTTTAATGACCATATCCTTAATCTTCTCCCAGATAAGAGAGGTGATGATTCCTTTCGAGTCCAGATATTGCCATAGTGCCTTCAGTGCCCTGCAGGCAACAAagtttaaactttttttgtgACCACCACTGTAGCTAATGTCAAGCTATGGATAGAGATAAACTGGTGTTTGCACAGAAAGCCTGAAATCTGATGATAAAAACAAtgtgactaaaaaaaaattataattttgatTTACCATTTATGGCCCTGGCAGGCCTTGTCATCACTGTTGGCCTGATACTCAGAGTTCTTCTTGTTCACACTGTAGTTTGTCAAGTGCATGAATTTGTTGTCAAGGCTTTTCATTGAAGAGGAATATCTGtagcaaaaacattaaaaaataaatatttattaggaaaaaaaaagtgtgcacatTACAAAAGAGGCTacttattattttgtaaaacacatttctgcACATAATCTTTAATTGGCTTACTTGCAGCTTGCGAAGCGGACAAGTCCATCATTAAAGATGTAAACACGGAGTGGGTCATAAGAGGTCACGTATACATAGATACGCAGATCAAATTTATTCCCACTAATGAGGTAGGGCTTGTGAAGGTATCTATGTGAATCAGAGAGGTGATTCAGTAGAGTACAAATCAAATATCAAGACAAGATAAAAAACCTGAAATGTGTCTTCTCGTTTTTAGATTAAttccaaaccaaaaaaaaatcatgctgtCGGAAAGCTATATGAGGTTTAAAAACTCACCTCTGTACAAGGAGAGGTCTCTTGCGTGGTATTTGACTCCACTTGTGAATAACCTGAATACCAATTCCCCGGGCTGAAGCAGGCTGTAAAAACAGTAAACGTAATGCACCActggatattttattttaaaacagtttaataatGACCAGGAATCCAAGCAGTACCGGTTTGATGATCCATTTTTGCCGACACCCTCCATCCTCCCATGCCTTCTTCAGCAGTTTCATGTCCTGCGGGAGCACAAATGAACGTGGGAAAAAGCCAAACTCACGCTTGCCAAACCGTGTCTGCATCTTGGACAGGTTCCGCCACAGACGGTCTTTCCGTCCAATCTGAAAGGAACCCGGAAAATGATTCAGctgcaaaacagaaaaaaataaaattgtgaaaaatCAATAACACGAGTTAATAATGAACAGTAATCTGTATGCAAATACAATGtgatatttttgttgatttaacTATGTACAAAACCTCAGCATTTAATTTggactgaaataataaaagtccACTTCATTAACTaggtatttaaatgttttaaatggtaTTTAAATGAAACTTCCTATATGACTCcaatatattttattcctgaattaaagctgacatcatttcttaaacatttttCTGCCGTTGTCCCATTTTTGTGTGTACTGCAATATGGTAAATCCTTTTAACTGATTGTTAGATCTTTACTGTGCATCCATAAATACAGCTTATACAAATCATTAACATGGTTTGTCACTGATGTCAGTGATGCCAATgttgacctctgaccttctgGTACTCTCGTATGGCATTGAACATAGCTGACTTCATATGATGACCCCAGCAGCCGAGCCAGTCATGACTCTCTGAAATAAAAAGCCTTTTTGTAAAACTTCTGTGCTGACAAAGACAGTGAATTTTTAAGTGACTGGAAGGTAATTAGTAATTTAACATGAGTATAATGATAACAAcacattttatgatttttagaAAACTATcaatacatgaaaataaaacgaCTTACTCTTGGTGACTTTGAAATGTGATCTAGTGACTGTCTGCCTGACAATGTTAGGAGTGACACTACTTATTTTCCATTTCAGAAGACTCCTCTGCTCAAGAGGAAGCAGTTCCACtgtaaacaccaacacacaaagtACAGAAGAATTTaccaaatattttgaaatacagAGCATTTTTTACTTAAATTTCAAACaagtttaattgtttttatcattgttttattttgtacagcAATACACTGTTTTTAACCCTTAAATATAGCCATGACagttgttaaaataaacaagataTTTCTAATCTATGACAATACCATAAAActgaaaaattaaaattaatgttCAAGTAATGTGTGTACTGACCTGTTTCATTGGCTCTACTAAAGTATAATGTAGGGGGCATAAAGGGGAACAGGCTTGGAACCAGTGCTGGCTTCACCTCCTGAGCATCCTCCAACTCACACCTCATAGGCTCATCAATACTACAATACAGACAGAATTCAATACATATAAAGAAACAGAGTGGAACATCAAACCTGATTAAGTACAAGGGCAAATGGTTAAGACACAATGTTATATAATATCAAATTAGAAACACAACATGCATTTTAGCATAGTCAAAAAAAtctaatgacaaaaataaacccCAATTCAGAcataaaatgtgaatattttgCAACCAGCTTTCAAACAACAATCCACTATCTAGCACTAAAAGAATAGAtgattttttgcctttttttttttatagatacaTTGTCATCCATCCGCAAGCTTGAAAAATTCCAGCctaaaaattttaataatttctcaTAAGCCTAATCTAAAACCACCTAGCCATTTATTTACAAGGAACCTTAAGTTCAGGTTCTACAATGATGATTAGCACAAACAGAATAGCTTCAGGTTTCAGGTCCTCCACAACATAAGCATTTAtgttcagtaaaataaaaacaagtctacctataaaaaattaaaagcattaGCTGGGGTGGAACCTACTGAGAGCAGCCTTGACAATTGGGTGATTTTTCTACTGACCCATGTGCTTTTCAGCTTATTCTCCACAGTACCCACCAGAAAACTACTAACAAAATAGAGAGACTTCTCTGTGTTTGCCATAACCATGAGAAGGTCAGGTGAGAGAACCATGCAGTGATTAGAATATGAGCTAGTATGTATTCGCAGCTTTTTCTGCCATTGGTTAATGCAATGCAAAAACGTCTaccaataaaattttatatagtaaacaaaaaaattactttGATGATGATGCCATAGAGGGTGCTAAAGAGGCATCGGATTCTGATCCATCTgcagaaaaaacattaatacaaacatgaaatatgatgtttacattttaacctGAAGGGTAcatagaaaaaaacagagtCATTGGTGAACAAAGCCAAACAATCACAACAATTAATGGAAgggtaaataaatacaaataagtgTGAGCAGTGCTAGTCAGTGGTTAAAATTTGGACTTCTTAtaagaatacacacatcacttaaccctcaactgctcagtttataaatgagataaagtctctctggataagagtgccttgccaaatgctgtaaatggtcaTGAACCTGTATTAAACAATATGGTTTGAGGTAGGAGAAAATGGAGAGTAAGAAAAGGACAGTTACCATCATTGTCACTGCAGACATTCTCCAACTCATCTGCAAGCTCATCTGAATCAACGTCCCGcaacacaccaacattcacctgACTGAGACACAATAAGACGAttgttacttttgttttttgtttttttttaaataaagtaggTCAATTCATGTTTAGTAATATTAAAATGCTTAGACAACAATCAtcaacatgttttaaaaaaggtatatataaaaaaaagttatccatacaaaataaaaaatttgtatagcttcataaaaaaacaaaacaaaacactgatatAGAATTACAATTAAATCTTAGGATGGTTGACACACTCACTGAGTAAGAAAAAACTTGGTACATTTTCCAGTAAATTATTGACAGGGCTCAAGGCAGCCATAGAATTTGGATTATTCAATATTCAAATGGCCAAAATTTTgcagacacctgaccatcacatacGCCTTCTGAAAGTCCCAATACAGATTTCCATAGtcctctttgctgttataaaaatCTGCACTGATGAGGAAAGACGTTTTGGAACACTGGTCAtcctggaacaggtttgggcctcttgTTTCCAGTGAATAGATATTGTAATGTTACAGTATACATAAATGTCTTACACAATTTTGTGGGAACAGTTTGGTGAAGACCCAAATAAGGGTGTGACGTAACCGGagttcaggtgtccacaaacctttggacATATAGTGAAGATGAAGATACAGCATCTTGTTTTCAGACCAAAAGGGACTGCATATTTATCCTAAACAACTCACAACAGCTGTCCTAATACTCAGGGGCAATTGAAGAACTATGCCAATTTGGAATAATCACAAATAGTAAAATGTGATACAAgtcatttcatgtttatttttatcaagcAATGCACAAAAAACAGCAccctaaaaaaaatgaaggcacAGTTTGCTATTCACACTGAGGTCAAATGTCTGTGAATGGCACAGTGTGAAGTGGAATCCTTTATCAAGGAAAGAGCTATACAACTACAAAGAGCCTCTGgttctcaacacacacacacacacacacacacacacactaaagcaaAGCAGACATTaccagttgaaaaaaaaaacaaaacaaaaacacgcacgcacgcacacgcaaatacacacacaatgagctAAACATGGAGGATCTGCTCATACTCACCCCATGACATCAGGAAGACCATCATCAACAGTCAAAGGGCACTGGCTTGGGTCCTCTTCTGAAGTGTGCCGACAGCAGTCCTTTGTAAGATGTATGGCAGAGATCTGGTTCATTACTGAGTAAACAGTGGGAGACTGAGGAGAGTCCATTATGCACACAATGTCCTCTGAAATGGCACATGTACTGTCCTGATTCATTCCGTCACTAGGAGAATTTTCATCTAGGCAAAGGGCATCGGAAGGATGTGTGTCCATGTAAAACTCTTCACTCCCGTTAAgaaggcaaactgcagaggctTGTGTTGCAGAATTGGCATCAGTCCTTACTTCTCTCCTGTTACTCTGAGAATCAAAGTTGGCTGTCAGCGATCCACTCAGACCATTTAGTGTCCTGTTGTTCACAAGTGATATGTTTTTAGTGAGCTTTCGTACAGCTGGTGTAAACTCTACCTCAGAGCTGGCCTTCCTCATTCTTTGAGGTGCTTCACTGGCTCCATGCCCCACACAGCATTCCACTATATGCTCATTCTCTTTAGCATCCTCAGCCACAAGCTTGTCATACTCAGAGAAGTCTGAAATATGGTTTGGAGGCACATCTGTGTATTTATCCTCTAAAGGCACTACTGTTTGGCTGTTTTTTATTGTGTCTGCTTTAGCAGAAACCAAAGCACTAGactttttcaaatgttttgtcTCTAGCCGGGGAATTATAGGCACCTTGGCAGTGGAGGACCGTATAACCCCATTGCTGTTGCTTCGGAGCTTACCTCTAGACCACGGGTAAGACTGATTTGCAGGCATAGTTTTCTCAACTATCACAGATACTTTGTGAGAGGATGTCTTGGGTGGTGAAGGACAAGGAGGATAAATTGAGAGTGGAGGTACAAAAGCTCTTTTTCCTAAAAGTCTGGACTTTAACCTGAGAGGGCTCAGGTGCCTGTGTGACTGATGAGCATGGATAACTGGCTCCAGAGGAtaagtgctttgacatacaacaGAAGAACCACCAACATTTACTGAGCTTTTTGACACAGCACTATGCGGTCTTGTATCcctactactgctgctgctagAAGGACGAGCACCTGTGCTTTTGGCACGTACAACCCCCGCAGGCACTGATGGAGAGGCACGCTGTGAAGATATCCCTGAGAAATTATGGGGCCGCTCATACGGCACTTTCACATGAGGCCGAGGTAAGGAGTCACCAAAGGATGAAGGTTGATGCCATTTACTTTCAACAGGAGCAGAAGATGCACGAGTTCTGGACAAATGCACAATTGCAGATTTTGCTTGGACACTCAGGGTTGGCTGTGATGCCCCCTTTCTGAAGTCCTCAGCGCCAATGGAAGCCATGAAGTGCCATTGTACTCTCTCCTGGCATGGACTTTAATAACTGTAAGTGGTGACTCACCATACCTAAAACTAAGGAAAAGAGGAAGATAAATCCCAAAGCAATTAGAatattgtgtttatacatcatTTTTGACAAAAGTCTTAAACCCCAGTTTGAAACGTGAGCAAAATGCACTgtcttatttattcatctaaattttagtataaaaataaaagaaacatttacacattttttatcTAAAGTTGACTCGCACAAACCTCTCTTAACAGCCATTTTTTGCTTATAACGGCAATGTGATAAATAGTCTTCATCGAACACTTAGAACACAAGAGATTCTAtggaaatataattttattattttaatttaagcgtACACAAGGTAGTATTTTAGTACTGGAGCATATCTGGGATTTCTGCATTAGTCTATTTTTTGTGGACTGCATGTGCTTATGTGCAGaactaaaaaaatctataatattttatataatacattctAGAAAATAATCACAACCACAGATAACATTACCATCATGTCAAATCAGACTGGATAAGATGATTCTATTATACCCTGTGTTTTTACCCAGTATAAAGAAAGCTTTTTCCTATAATCTCTATTCCATCATCACAAAACCCTAAATGAATCCAAGCATTGACTGAGGGCCCGTTTACAAATACACAACCATTCACAGTAATTATGAGAATAACAGCTAAACACTAAATGCACGAAGCCAAATTCAAAATCCATTATAAAGTAAATAGTCTAAAAAAAAGTTAGGGGATAAAATCAACTCAAATTACTGCAAAATGGCCCATTGAAGTTTCTAGTCAACACTACCCATAAAGAGCAATCAATATGTCTGTGCtccattataaaattatttattttga
The genomic region above belongs to Tachysurus vachellii isolate PV-2020 chromosome 8, HZAU_Pvac_v1, whole genome shotgun sequence and contains:
- the ttll4 gene encoding tubulin polyglutamylase TTLL4; the protein is MASIGAEDFRKGASQPTLSVQAKSAIVHLSRTRASSAPVESKWHQPSSFGDSLPRPHVKVPYERPHNFSGISSQRASPSVPAGVVRAKSTGARPSSSSSSRDTRPHSAVSKSSVNVGGSSVVCQSTYPLEPVIHAHQSHRHLSPLRLKSRLLGKRAFVPPLSIYPPCPSPPKTSSHKVSVIVEKTMPANQSYPWSRGKLRSNSNGVIRSSTAKVPIIPRLETKHLKKSSALVSAKADTIKNSQTVVPLEDKYTDVPPNHISDFSEYDKLVAEDAKENEHIVECCVGHGASEAPQRMRKASSEVEFTPAVRKLTKNISLVNNRTLNGLSGSLTANFDSQSNRREVRTDANSATQASAVCLLNGSEEFYMDTHPSDALCLDENSPSDGMNQDSTCAISEDIVCIMDSPQSPTVYSVMNQISAIHLTKDCCRHTSEEDPSQCPLTVDDGLPDVMGQVNVGVLRDVDSDELADELENVCSDNDDGSESDASLAPSMASSSNIDEPMRCELEDAQEVKPALVPSLFPFMPPTLYFSRANETVELLPLEQRSLLKWKISSVTPNIVRQTVTRSHFKVTKKSHDWLGCWGHHMKSAMFNAIREYQKLNHFPGSFQIGRKDRLWRNLSKMQTRFGKREFGFFPRSFVLPQDMKLLKKAWEDGGCRQKWIIKPPASARGIGIQVIHKWSQIPRKRPLLVQRYLHKPYLISGNKFDLRIYVYVTSYDPLRVYIFNDGLVRFASCKYSSSMKSLDNKFMHLTNYSVNKKNSEYQANSDDKACQGHKWALKALWQYLDSKGIITSLIWEKIKDMVIKTIIASDPYVNKLVKKNVRSPYSCHELFGFDIMLDENLKPWVLEVNISPSLHSNSPLDVSIKGQMIRDVLNLAGFVLPKKEDIISSSSSGSSSSSSLNEGAQERPRSDLYPDEKLKRAFYLTQKFEDQDFCSTILEVLTPDDVRVLAESEDEMSRLGDFERVFPSPASFRYLRFFEHPRYLNILLNHWEQKYYLNRREGIELLRNLCQKRVHLGNLADSTHNWSSKSNPGHQSDLQCTKTVLTKSSATVSQCVSSQLDEDDDDEWSDHDVQSVTSSIPDISLKG